Proteins from a single region of Trichomycterus rosablanca isolate fTriRos1 chromosome 16, fTriRos1.hap1, whole genome shotgun sequence:
- the LOC134330842 gene encoding transcriptional regulator ATRX homolog: protein MPARVKKSPETEERDDGSEEKKPKRRGKKDSFASQDASQVAPDGEKKRKSSKRTADEEGEKVEKKKRETEEKVKKKKNKKKDGEQIDGEEDSNEQNNNEPVQKEKRKKERPPAAEEREEVKKTKEKKRKKKKKEIESKVEEAEEGLEEEDMGKKSKAGKKNKKSEDAEEDEEVQEEETEEEEDKNKKKKKKKKGTDSDEEKKGKKGKKSKVKHVDYSDLYQQELLNYNTEESDAYEEEYYKKKGRHPNPVFISLTFSSLASIHCPPMSHEPAMPL from the exons ATGCCGGCGAGAGTGAAAAAAAGCCCAGAAACCGAAGAAAGAGATGACGGAAGCGAAGAGAAGAAGCCAAAAAGAAGAGGAAAGAAGGACTCCTTTGCCAGCCAAGACGCCAGCCAAGTCGCACCAGATGGTGAGAAGAAGAGGAAGAGTTCCAAGAGAACGGCTGATGAAGAGGGAGAGAAAgtagagaaaaagaaaagagaaacagaggagaaggtaaaaaagaaaaagaacaaaaagaaggATGGTGAGCAGATAGATGGAGAAGAGGACAGCAATGAGCAGAACAACAATGAACCAGTCCAAAAGGAAAAGCGGAAAAAAGAGAGACCCCCGGCAGCAGAGGAACGTGAGgaggtgaaaaaaacaaaagagaagaagagaaagaaaaagaagaaagaaattgAGAGTAAGGTGGAGGAAGCTGAAGAAGGATTAGAAGAGGAAGATATGGGAAAGAAGAGCAAAGCTgggaagaagaacaagaagtcGGAGGATGctgaggaggacgaggaggtCCAGGAGGAAGAGacggaggaggaagaagataagaacaagaagaaaaagaaaaagaagaaggggACGGATAGCGATGAAGAAAAGAAAGGGAAGAAAGGCAAGAAGTCTAAGGTCAAGCATGTGGACTATTCTGACCTCTACCAGCAGGAGCTCCTGAATTATAACACTGAGGAATCTGATGCATATGAGGAAGAATATTACAAAAAGAAAGGTAGACATCCAAACCCTGTCTTTATTTCTTTGACTTTTAGCTCTCTGGCTTCTATACACTGTCCCCCTATGTCCCATGAGCCAG ccatgcctttgtaa